CATTATCTGGTATTCGCTAAAGAGCAAGATAATTCCATGTTTTTGAGCTAGTTTGGTTTATATTATGGTTTGGGGATCTGTTAATCAATTTGTGAAGAATATTTCAACTTTCCATCTTCTTTAAATCAGAAGCAAGGAAAAAAACTTGTTCATTATTTGTAAACTCATCAGCAGTGAACATGCCACTGAAAATGTTCATCCACAATCCTTGAAAACCCAGAAATGTTTAGGCTAATATTAACTGTCATTCTAatatttatttggtttttaTACATTAATGTTGAACCATCTGATACCCATTTGAATCCTCAACTTGATAAACCATCTGGTAAAACAACTATTCCTATGCAATTCGTCTTTTttaattgaaacaaaaatgaattTATCATGcatatacaaaataaaaatggcAGCAACTACTGAATAAGCACTTTATGCATTTACTGAACTGATTCAGTAATTTTAGCAAATACTATCAGATAATTAAAAGACAGTCCTCTGCTCCGTGggatagacttttttttttaattggaaagAAATTGTGAGAAAAGATATGAATGAACATCTTTTGACAACTTTTAACAGAGTTAAATGGAGATATAGAAACCATGAGTTGAGAAAATGGAGATTCGGAATGACCAGGAGAGAAGAATAGATACTTGGTATAATTTTTACTCATCCAATACTAGCGAGTAGCAACTAAATCACAGTAATCACCTGTCCTCAACTAAAGGAATATAGGCAAAATTAAGTTAGTTATAGTCCTCATTGTCAACTACCAGATCTCTGAAAGTGCTTGAATGGGCATGTCACTACCTCCTTGTTTTTTATTCCCCCTTCTTTTGCTACTGCAGTGAGGAAAACAATACCAAGGTAAGGACAGTTCCACCTCCTAGGGATTTTCCATTTCCCAGGTAAGAAAACAATGTGGTTCTCTGTGTCTTCAGCCGTGCCACACCTTTTCTTCTCCAGTTCTCCTTTATACCTATAAACTATGAAGCTGTTGATAACTCCAAAATCTACCCcaacagagaagaaaaatgagaccCGATTGAAGGCCTATAAGGACAGTAAAAAATTTTACTTCGCATTGCAACCCTGTACTGATATCTGAATATGATATGACCACTCTGGATTAATGTAGTGATTTCTTGTTTCTTAATAGGTGATAAGGCTTGTTCTGTTCTACTATTGCATCTTTTTCAAATGTGGGTAATAACAAACAAGTCTGTACTACTCTTTATGCCTTCTATACAGGGAAGGAATCACAAAATGATTCCTCACCATCAGTTGCAAGAATCCCAGATGAGGAAACAATGCCAATTTCTCTGTCTAAAGGTTAGCTTAAACTTTTATCTCCTTTAACCACAATAATTTTGGTTCTTCCTTTATATAAGTTAATAATTATCTACAGAAATTATGGTTTTGCAATGTCATTCTCAGATACAGTATCCTGATCTACAGGAGTGAAGAACAATAAAGAAATTGATGAAGAGATCAGAATCAGAGCTAGTTCAGTTCCACGTCATATCTAGTCCTGGTAGTTCTTTTCACTTTCTCACCTATTTTTTATTCTGTCAATCTGTGCACATTCAATTGTAGGATTCTCCATTTCTCTCCCCGGTTGTTCAAAGTAGTATCAGGATCAACAGTGCAACTATAATATCATTTGTTCTTCATCTAACTTCGGCTACACTAAGTAGCAGTTAATTTTAAATAGATTCAAGCTGATATGGCAAAGCAGCTGATTCAAGTCAACTTGAAGAATTGCTGTCAATATCAACTAACATTACAGAAAAGTATTTAGAAAGAAAGCATCTGAAAATGGTTAAACTATAAATTTCCCTCAAATTTTTTAATTATCGAAGAGTGGGGTCATGAACTCTTTCACATTACCCTTCATTTTTCTGAAGGAGAAGTAGGAGGAGGAAGCAAATCATTGGCCAAATAGCCATATCCTTGTTCTTGTTTACAGTTAGAAGTATCATGGCTGGTAATTTAATGTATTTGCTTATTTTGGTTTCGGATAATGATAGGATGATTGGAAGTAGAAACCGGCTGGCAGGGGAGAGATCTTAAAACCTGAAAAAGAATAATTTGGGCCAAAGTCACCAGTCCAAGTTAAGGATAAGTGCATTAGAGCAGCAGGTCCCATGAATACAAGGAAAAGGTCAGATGATTCCGGTGATCATAAGAGTTGCCTTAATGAAAAGAAAGGTCCAGAGCTAAAAGTTCCAAAGCAGAAGGCAGTTCTTCGAAAAGGAAGCCAGGCTCTCTGGTAGTTTAAATGTTTGATAACTTGAAGCAGATCAGCCTCTCGACAAAACTGTGCCTAGATTGCAAATAGATTTCAGTGTCAATAGTTAATATTTTGCTCTCTGTCTTTCATGTATGAGCTTTAAATATGACTTTTGTTTGTACATAGGTTTTTCAACTTATGGTTTTCTCCTTTCTTATGAACCACAATAGAGGCCTACAACTAGTTAGATATTCTTCAGAGCCACAGTTCCCCACCCTTcagcttttttttcctttcccttcctgGCTTGGTATTGGGTCTTATTTATCTTTTACAAGGATTAAGTGGATCCATATCCTCTTTATTGAAAAAGACTAGACATTTCCTATACAGCTTAGAGAATAGCCAACACTGCAGAGTAATGCACATATActatattttttgaataaaagtGGACTGAGTGGAAAAGCAGAGGAATTTTGATCACATATGCcatttcttttaaataaaatcagccattccttttcttttcacattatgttcctcattttcttcGCACAAAAGCATTGGTCATGttattaaatatggttaaaatcATCCAAAAAGTATTAATTTTCCATTGATGCGAGCTCGTCCATGTTCTGCAGTACTGCCAATAAATACTCTGCCAGTATGAAAAGTTCTTAATGCTAGTTGCGTCCCAGGTTCCCCAATAGATTAGGAATCAGACTTTCCATAGGACCAATTTTATTAACAGGCTTCTTCAAGATTCCTGATTGTTCCATCTCTTGAAGGTTCGAAATGTTTTATGACTGCCCCATTTCGCTCtttatcaaaaccaaaatacttTGATAAATTTCACATAATTTTGTTAATCATTTCAAAAGATTTCAGTAGTTTTGGTGGAATTTTACCAAAATTTCCTATACCTTGGACGTGCTGTAATCCAACTAATGCTGTATGAAATTGCAAAAGCTGTAATACAACTAATGCAATTGAAGTCTAGACTctaaatcaagattaagcaaaaCTTGCATCATGGCAGTTTAGACAAAAATATAACCCTTGCATGTCTGTCTCAAGGTCCATCTACGAAACCACTGCACTGGTTCAATGAACACCAGGTGGCTGGGAGCCCCTTGGGGCGTGTGCCCTGATACTCTCAGCCACCagatgctcattgcacctcgCTGCTCACTGCAGACAATTTGACAAAATACAATACGATCTTGTATGGACAGTCTGTTATTatatcaaaatcttattttcatAATTCAGTCTCATTTCACAATTTATTTACTCATATATAACCCTACAATGAGATAGAAAACAATCACATATTTTTGGTGCAAATAGAAACCAATCACATTAGCATCTAGGAAGTATGATTCGTCCTTTTGAAGAACTAGGAAACAAAACTGACAAGAGAGTATCCAACTATTCAAAATCCAGGATTTAATTGAAATTATTGATGTGCAAAAGTGCACATTTTCGATTGAAATTATAATCAACAGAAGAGGCTTCAACTGCTCAATGACATACTGCAAAATTATGTTTTCTCCTATGCCATTGGCTCTATGATTTCTGAAGACCCTTACTCCTCGGGGCTGCTTCAGTTCCTGGAAACAAGCACAAAACAACATTAACAAGTGAATGAAAGTGAAGAGCGAGTGATCTCTGAGCTGGCAGCGTAGGACGGCAGGAGACGAATCGTAGAGAGGGGGGCGGGAAGAGGACAGAGCAGGAGAGATAGAGAGGACTATGGTAACCCTAAGCCACCAGCGCAGAGACCTTTTTctcaaaactaaaattttcaaaagagtGCAATCAATATCTCATCAAGGAGGGGGAGGTGTTGGATTACTGCTTATCAAGAAATCAAAGGGTACCTTCTCTAAAGTTGCTTTTGAACCTTCGAGCCACATGACGGAGATACCTCATTCTTCCAGTTCCAGTAGTCTTCCTCCTAATAGCCTTCACACTCCAGTTATCTGATTTCTCAAAGAAAATTAAACCTCAAAAATCCATTGATTGTCTTGAAGACATGTAACAATAGAAATTACAGGGAAAGTAAACACTACAGTTAATAGTCAAACCAATGTCTTAAGAAATACAAATATCAATCGAAAGCTTCGTAAAATCAAGGAAGATGTAGAAAGAAACATTGAAATTGACTGCGGAGAAAGGGGCCACATGATAACCCAGATAAGTGTCAATTAGCACAAGGCAACACCTATTATTCTTTGTGTCATTAAGACATCCATTTCAAGATGCCCTTAACCTTCTAAAAATATTAATACTAACATAACTGATatgaaaaccagaaaaaaaaatggtacaaAAATCACACTAAAGATGGCAAGATACACCTGGGTGAACACAACTCAAAGTACTAAACTATGAACAGATAAAATGTGGTTATGGTAATGAGCGAAATCGGAAAACTAAAAGGCAATACATGAATGACTGTAAAATTGTGTAGATGGAAGAACGAAGGTGAAACCATCTGCACACAAACCTACATGCCACACAGCAAGcaagaagaagatagagaattagGTAACACAACTGCATCAACTGGATTGCCAGACTGATAGAAAGGAAGACAATGTATTGGAATAACTTTAATactgtgtacttttaatgcaatcCTGGGTTCCAACACCCCTAAATTGGATAGCTATTAGCCCACAAGGACAAAAATAACTCAGTTAAAAAGTTAGGGCAATTTTTCCATTAAATGGGAGTTCAGGACCAACAAGTGCAGAGAACAGAATAGGTATTTAACTGGAATCAAATGTTTAAGTGGAAGGTATTTCTGGAAACTACAAAAGAGATGGGAatgaataaagtaaaaaaattagaacTAGAGGGGCTTAATCGTAAATAACATGAGATATGATTTTAAAAGCAATAAGAAGAGGAATTCTTCTTCCCACGTTATGACACAGTGTTCAGCCGCAACCTCTCTTGATTTCGATGGATGGAGCTCACTCAATAGGGCTCTATGATCTGAAATTTTAGGCATAGGTttgtaaatcctaaaccctctTAATAGCAAATGACAGTAGCCCAAAGAAATCACACATTAAAATAAGTAACTTGCTGCATTGAATCTGGGCAGTAGGAGAATGGAGCAGATCTGGTGGTGGATTTAAACCCCACTTCTGAAGATGACTCCGGAGAAGAGTTCTGGCATCAGCTTAGGTTGCCTATGGAAGGGCTCCCTTCACCCCAAATCTCAGACACAATTGACTGCTTGTTAGAGAGTTTGATCAAGTCTCTTGCGGACCAGTTGGTTCGACAGTAACAGGCCAGAGGTAAGAAAACGAGTACACAATAAGAATGGGAGAGGAAAAATAGGGGAGAAAGAAGGTAAAAGGTACACCAAGCTCAAATTTCATTCACTCATCCCAAACCCATCATGGGTTGCAATCTTATATAGAAGCAAAAACTCCTAATCAaactctaaaactgaaaatatagTTCAAAATTGATCTGGACTCTCATTCCTACGTAGCTAACAAAGAgataatgaaaattaaaaaatgtgGAAATtggcaaaaacaaaaataacctCTATCTAACTCTACGTGTAACTGCATCACCTTTCCTTACAAGAAGTAAATGTCAAGAGAATCCTACCATATTATGTCGAAGAGTACACAGCATTCAAGATATTTTCCAATTGGGAAAACAATTTGCCAGTGACTGCATTGTTCCCAATGAAACGTTTCAAAATTATTAGTTGTGATGCCAGGGTATCAGTTAGGAACCAAAATCTGCCATGAGAAGCTGACTGGTGAAGTCTACAAAGCCCTCAAAGACGTTCCATCTCTCCTCAAATGAAATTTTACAATTCATACAGTATAGCTGTATAGTGTGGACCCTCTTTAAGTAATACTCCCATAATAGTCCCAGAACATCTTTGCAAAGGGACTAGATACAAAATAACTATCGAGAAAACATGCCCCTTCAATGGCATTAAAGTGCCATACATCAAGTCAGTAACGATCCAAGGTATCAGTTTTTCAGTCCTTCAACAGTCTAAAAGCTACAGAAAAATATGCACGACTGTGGATCACAAACCTCAACTAATTTCAGTCCTGGTATATCTTTCTAGTCTACACCAAGttcaattaaattttctctcttAGGTCAATTGGGCCAACAAGGAGGCAGAACAAACGCCATGAATCAACTTAATTAAACTACCATAGCTGTATGAACTAGCGGTTACCACCCTTTAACAAATCTAGGAAGAAATAGTCTAAACAAaacttttattcttttaattgcAAGAACCCATCTAGGGGTTCTTGGACTCcctcccccaccaaaaaaacttaaatttcCTCTCATAGTTCAATTGGGCCACCAAGGCGATTGGAATGTCATAGCTGTATGAACTGACGGTTACCACTCTAGGAATAAACAGTTTAA
This Macadamia integrifolia cultivar HAES 741 chromosome 10, SCU_Mint_v3, whole genome shotgun sequence DNA region includes the following protein-coding sequences:
- the LOC122090956 gene encoding 60S ribosomal protein L37-3-like, coding for MGKGTGSFGKRRNKTHTLCNRCGRRSFHLQKSRCAACGYPSARIRKYNWSVKAIRRKTTGTGRMRYLRHVARRFKSNFREGTEAAPRSKGLQKS